In one window of Blastocatellia bacterium DNA:
- a CDS encoding radical SAM protein, whose protein sequence is MYDTNALMISAKSHSLSIMDDGRFVFSFDRAGRLYAAYRDGHTFVRGLSGIVLEKWHDEGAPWAPKRIRVLTEEEARAFLAELWSKVNEIVVAFRRGRVRIEVFGKGRALSEEDLECWLERILAWDIYAYARDRERFLSVYKPVSILPPDQYLALVLQVTEGCHWNKCAFCDFYRDRRFRIKTDDEVRRHIAAVREFLGDSITLRRSLFLADANALIIPQERLVRLLEIIHEAFSFEARSNEREGALDGIYSFLDAYSGMRKTVEDFAALKSWHVKRLYLGVESGHDELLRFVNKPGTAREALEVVSRIKAAGLSVGVIILIGLGGDIFFEPHVRETIALLNEMPLGREDIIYLSPLYVHPGSDYEEKARAFGIRALTPQELKQQIRRIREGMRFASSLERPRISLYDVREFVY, encoded by the coding sequence GTGTACGATACGAACGCCCTCATGATCAGTGCCAAATCGCACTCACTTTCGATCATGGATGACGGTCGGTTCGTCTTCTCTTTCGATCGCGCGGGACGACTGTACGCGGCGTACCGAGACGGGCACACCTTCGTCCGGGGGTTGAGCGGGATCGTCCTGGAGAAGTGGCATGACGAGGGAGCACCTTGGGCTCCCAAGCGCATCCGCGTCCTCACGGAGGAAGAGGCGCGCGCGTTTTTGGCCGAATTGTGGTCGAAGGTGAATGAGATCGTTGTGGCCTTTCGTCGAGGTCGCGTGCGCATCGAAGTCTTTGGGAAGGGGAGGGCGCTCTCGGAGGAGGACCTTGAGTGCTGGCTGGAACGGATCCTCGCGTGGGATATCTATGCCTATGCCCGCGATCGAGAGCGATTTCTCTCCGTTTACAAGCCCGTCAGCATCCTTCCGCCTGATCAGTATCTCGCCCTCGTGCTTCAAGTCACTGAAGGCTGTCACTGGAATAAATGCGCGTTCTGCGATTTCTATCGCGATCGCCGATTTCGGATCAAGACCGATGATGAGGTGCGCCGCCACATCGCAGCCGTGCGGGAATTCCTTGGGGATTCCATCACCCTTCGGCGCTCGCTCTTTCTCGCCGATGCGAACGCCCTCATCATCCCTCAGGAACGACTCGTGCGCCTTCTGGAGATCATTCACGAGGCCTTTTCCTTCGAAGCGAGATCGAACGAGCGGGAGGGAGCACTGGACGGTATCTACTCATTCCTGGACGCCTACAGCGGGATGCGCAAGACCGTCGAGGACTTCGCCGCCCTCAAATCGTGGCATGTCAAACGCCTCTACCTGGGCGTCGAGAGCGGGCATGATGAGCTGCTGCGCTTCGTGAACAAACCGGGCACGGCGCGCGAGGCGCTCGAGGTCGTCTCTCGCATCAAGGCGGCTGGGCTCTCGGTTGGGGTCATCATCCTCATCGGCTTGGGAGGGGACATCTTCTTCGAACCGCACGTCCGAGAGACGATCGCTTTGCTTAATGAGATGCCCCTCGGTCGTGAGGATATCATCTACCTCTCGCCACTCTATGTCCATCCGGGATCGGACTACGAGGAGAAAGCGCGCGCCTTTGGCATTCGCGCGCTCACTCCCCAAGAGCTGAAGCAGCAGATTCGGCGCATCCGTGAGGGGATGCGATTCGCCTCTTCCCTAGAGCGACCGAGAATCAGCCTCTACGATGTACGGGAATTCGTCTATTGA
- a CDS encoding Crp/Fnr family transcriptional regulator — MQRGLDIPTRMNTLRKVTFFSTLSELMLRALAEACRPRQYQKGEILFLEGEPCPGLFVVHSGAVKIFKTSPGGREQVLTIESEGRPIAELAVLDEGPYPASAMAVEDTTVLLIPKSDFHRLCRQHPEIAFGIIRSLAGRFRRLVGLIEALAFLEVGQRLARWLLEKARHEGKRTPRGLEFALDVTHHELAAQIGTVRELVSRTLRRFQQQGLLAIENRTIVLLDLDRLQQEAEGE, encoded by the coding sequence ATGCAGAGGGGATTGGACATTCCGACCCGCATGAACACGCTGCGCAAGGTCACCTTCTTCTCGACGCTCAGCGAACTGATGCTGCGCGCCTTGGCCGAGGCTTGTCGGCCGAGGCAGTATCAAAAGGGTGAGATCCTCTTCCTCGAAGGAGAACCGTGCCCGGGACTCTTCGTGGTGCACTCGGGCGCAGTGAAGATTTTCAAGACTTCGCCTGGAGGGCGCGAGCAGGTGCTGACGATCGAATCCGAAGGGCGCCCGATCGCAGAACTCGCCGTCTTGGACGAAGGTCCCTACCCGGCTTCCGCCATGGCCGTCGAAGATACGACGGTCCTGCTCATTCCCAAAAGCGATTTTCATCGGCTCTGCCGTCAGCATCCGGAGATCGCCTTCGGCATCATCCGCTCACTCGCTGGACGGTTTCGGCGACTCGTGGGCTTGATCGAAGCCCTCGCTTTCTTGGAAGTCGGGCAACGTCTAGCCCGATGGCTCTTGGAAAAGGCCCGTCATGAAGGAAAGCGAACTCCCCGTGGCCTGGAATTCGCCCTCGACGTGACGCATCACGAATTGGCCGCGCAGATTGGGACAGTACGCGAGCTGGTCTCTCGAACGCTCCGTCGCTTCCAGCAGCAAGGACTGCTCGCCATTGAGAACCGCACGATCGTCCTTCTCGACCTGGACCGCTTGCAGCAAGAAGCGGAAGGGGAATGA
- a CDS encoding alanine dehydrogenase has translation MIVGIPKERLILKGVEEKRVSLSPAGVRELTALGAEVVVTAGAGLGAGFTDEEYRAVGARIVYSNEETIRRADLILKVQRPTSDEWEFFEERSALMAFLHLAVAPKEFLRALVEKRITAIGFEIVQEPDGTLPILRSSSEIAGKMAVQIAGRLLESTFGGRGILLGGIPGIPPADVVILGGGTLGYYAARSFLGIGASVYILDKDMKRLMELDKLFEGKVVTALATASNIEKFVAFADVLIGAVLVPGQRAPVLVTKEMVQRMRPGSLIMDFSIDQGGCVETSTLTPSEDFLFTSYGVTHFCAPNVPAMVARTSTHALTNAVLPYLREIVQSGLLSALKRNSALRRGLYAFAGYLTHALPFPALPQADLERMVEDADDALDG, from the coding sequence ATGATCGTGGGCATTCCTAAGGAGCGACTGATTCTCAAAGGGGTTGAGGAGAAGCGCGTGAGCCTCTCGCCAGCCGGAGTCCGCGAATTGACGGCGCTCGGCGCCGAAGTCGTGGTGACGGCTGGAGCTGGCCTCGGAGCGGGATTCACTGACGAGGAATATCGGGCTGTCGGCGCGCGCATCGTGTATTCGAATGAAGAGACGATTCGGCGAGCTGATCTCATCCTCAAGGTGCAACGTCCGACCTCCGACGAATGGGAGTTCTTCGAGGAGCGCTCGGCGTTGATGGCCTTTTTGCATCTGGCCGTCGCCCCGAAAGAGTTCCTTCGCGCGCTTGTGGAGAAGCGAATCACGGCGATCGGCTTCGAGATCGTCCAGGAGCCAGATGGTACCCTCCCGATCTTGAGATCCTCAAGCGAGATCGCGGGGAAGATGGCCGTTCAAATCGCCGGTCGCCTCCTGGAGAGCACATTCGGAGGGCGTGGGATTTTGCTCGGGGGGATCCCAGGAATTCCTCCAGCAGATGTGGTGATCCTCGGTGGAGGAACTCTCGGCTATTACGCCGCGCGGTCGTTCCTCGGCATCGGAGCCAGCGTCTACATCCTCGACAAGGATATGAAGCGGCTCATGGAATTGGACAAGCTCTTCGAGGGGAAAGTCGTGACGGCCCTGGCGACGGCGAGCAATATTGAGAAATTCGTGGCCTTCGCCGATGTCCTCATCGGAGCTGTGCTCGTGCCCGGACAGCGTGCCCCTGTGCTCGTCACCAAGGAGATGGTCCAACGAATGCGTCCGGGGAGCTTGATCATGGATTTCTCCATTGATCAAGGGGGCTGCGTGGAGACTTCGACGTTGACGCCGAGCGAGGATTTCTTGTTCACGAGCTATGGGGTGACTCACTTCTGCGCGCCGAACGTGCCGGCTATGGTGGCGCGCACGTCCACACACGCGTTGACCAACGCCGTGCTCCCGTACTTGCGGGAGATCGTTCAGAGTGGGCTTCTGTCCGCGCTCAAGCGAAACAGTGCGTTGCGGCGCGGCCTCTACGCATTTGCCGGATACCTCACGCACGCCCTTCCGTTTCCGGCCCTTCCGCAAGCCGACTTGGAACGCATGGTGGAGGACGCCGATGATGCACTGGATGGATGA
- a CDS encoding 4-hydroxybutyrate CoA-transferase — protein sequence MHWMDEYRKRRVTAEEAVALVKSGDRLFVSGNAATPLVLLEALAARAHELERVEVTHVLLVGEDPLSRPETRDRFRHNSLFVGPADRAAVNEGRADYVPIHLHEIPRLFKSGRLPLDVALIQTTPPDEHGFMSLGVECLATMAAIASARIILAQVNDQMPRTLGDCFVHVSRITRLCEVSCPLPELPRSNFTEVERRIGEYVAELVEDGATLQLGIGSIPDAVLVALRGKRDLGIHTEMVSDGIMEAIEAGVITGARKTIHPGKVVCTFAFGSRRLYEYLDNNPLFEFHPCDYTNDPFIIARNEKMVAINSAIEVDLTGQVCSDSIGTQIYSGFGGQLDFVRGAAHAPGGKPIIAMPSTARGETVSRIVPLLKPGAGVVTTRADVHYVVTEYGIADLHGKNLRERAQALIRIAHPKFREELARAARERRLLPPLFHFGEMPRVPEEPAASPTHASESSPSEGERTP from the coding sequence ATGCACTGGATGGATGAATACCGAAAGCGGCGCGTGACGGCAGAGGAAGCAGTAGCGCTGGTGAAGTCCGGGGACCGTCTCTTCGTGAGCGGGAATGCCGCGACTCCCCTGGTCCTCTTGGAGGCGTTGGCGGCACGCGCTCATGAGTTGGAGCGCGTCGAAGTGACGCACGTCCTATTGGTAGGGGAGGATCCGCTCTCCCGTCCGGAGACGCGGGATCGTTTTCGACACAACTCGCTCTTTGTCGGGCCGGCAGATCGCGCGGCCGTCAACGAAGGGCGTGCTGACTATGTCCCGATTCACCTTCATGAGATTCCCCGCCTCTTTAAGAGCGGCCGTCTGCCTCTGGATGTGGCACTCATTCAGACGACGCCCCCGGACGAGCACGGCTTCATGAGCTTGGGCGTGGAGTGTCTGGCAACGATGGCGGCCATCGCGAGCGCGCGCATCATCCTCGCCCAGGTCAACGACCAAATGCCTCGCACGCTCGGCGATTGCTTCGTGCACGTCTCGCGCATCACGCGGCTGTGCGAAGTCTCCTGCCCGTTGCCCGAACTCCCACGTTCGAACTTCACCGAAGTGGAGCGGCGCATCGGCGAATATGTGGCTGAATTGGTCGAGGACGGCGCGACGCTGCAGCTCGGCATCGGGAGCATTCCGGACGCCGTGCTCGTCGCCTTACGAGGCAAGCGCGATTTGGGCATCCATACGGAGATGGTCTCCGATGGGATCATGGAAGCCATTGAGGCCGGCGTCATCACCGGCGCGCGTAAGACGATCCATCCGGGCAAAGTCGTTTGCACCTTCGCTTTCGGGAGCCGACGCCTCTACGAGTATTTGGACAACAATCCGCTCTTTGAGTTTCACCCGTGCGATTATACAAACGATCCGTTCATCATCGCGCGCAACGAGAAGATGGTCGCGATCAACTCGGCGATCGAGGTGGATCTGACCGGACAGGTCTGTTCCGACTCGATCGGGACGCAGATTTATTCGGGTTTTGGCGGGCAGCTCGACTTCGTGCGCGGCGCCGCGCACGCCCCCGGCGGAAAGCCGATCATCGCCATGCCTTCGACAGCGCGCGGGGAGACGGTCTCGCGTATCGTTCCACTCTTGAAACCTGGAGCAGGAGTTGTGACCACGCGCGCGGACGTACATTATGTGGTCACCGAATACGGGATCGCGGACCTGCACGGGAAGAACCTGCGGGAACGCGCCCAAGCGCTCATCCGTATCGCTCATCCGAAATTCCGCGAGGAATTAGCCCGCGCCGCGCGCGAGCGTCGGTTGCTGCCTCCTCTCTTCCACTTCGGGGAGATGCCGCGTGTTCCCGAAGAACCTGCAGCGTCTCCCACACATGCTTCTGAATCTTCGCCATCTGAAGGAGAAAGAACGCCATGA
- the nifJ gene encoding pyruvate:ferredoxin (flavodoxin) oxidoreductase — MRPSSRPLVTLDGNEAVASIAYQLNEVIAIYPITPSSPMGELADQWASEGRPNLWGTVPTVIEMQSEGGAAGTVHGALQAGALTTTFTSAQGLLLMIPNMYKIAGELTATVFHVAARSLATHALSIFGDHSDVMAARATGFALLASGSVQEAMDMTLIAQAATLEARIPFLHFFDGFRTSHEVMKVEMLTPDDLRAMIDDELVRAHRERALSPDRPCIRGTAQNPDVYFQSREAVNPFYRACPTIVQNVMEKFARVVGRHYHLFDYVGAPDADRVLVLMGSGAEAAHETVEHLLARGEAVGLVKVRLYRPFSVAHFIAALPSTVRVLAVLDRTKEPGSIGEPLYLDVVTAVHEAMAEGQAPFAALPRILGGRYGLASKEFTPAMIKGIFDEMKKAHPKNHFTIGIHDDVTHTSLEYDPTFSTEDPQTVRAVFYGLGADGTVSANRNSIKIIGEHTDYYAQGYFVYDSKKAGSMTISHLRFGPRPIRSTYLITRANFVACHQFPFLERINVLKVAEPGATFLLNSPYGPEEVWDHLPRTIQREIIEKGLRFFVIDAYRVAREAGLGGRINTIMQACFFALTTGEYPNSAARSDDRGGYLKGALSLDQALASMREAIVQTYGKRGPAIVEKNLAAVDRALENLHEVRVPGRVTSAFDLRPPVPPEAPEFVRRVTARMIAGEGDELPVSAFPPDGTYPSGTTRWEKRNIATEVPVWDEDLCIQCGKCVLVCPHSVIRAKVYDPALLAEAPPTFKSAPARWIEFKGWRYTLQVAPEDCTGCALCVEVCPAKSKSEPRHKAINMQPQAPLRETERANWEFFLRLPEVDRQKLHFGQVKDIQLLEPLFEFSGACAGCGETPYIKLLTQLFGDRLLIANATGCSSIYGGNLPTTPYTFNREGRGPTWSNSLFEDNAEFGLGMRLALDQQAAYARLLLRRLASEIGEALVEALLEADQSTEEGIARQRERVRLLKEHLVTLPHPEARQLLSVADALVRKSVWIIGGDGWAYDIGYGGLDHVLASGHNVNILVLDTEVYSNTGGQMSKATPRGAVTKFAAGGKPTPKKDLALMAMTYGTVYVARVAMGANDTHTVKAFLEAEAYEGPSLIIAYSHCIAHGYDLRFGMEQQKAAVLSGYWPLMRYHPDRLKEGKNPLVLDSKAPSLPLRQYVYNETRYTMLVHSRPEAARTLLELAEKDVRARWRLYEHLANLPVEEWMKEVRYA, encoded by the coding sequence ATGAGGCCATCATCCCGACCATTGGTGACGCTCGACGGCAATGAGGCCGTCGCCTCCATCGCTTATCAGCTTAATGAAGTCATCGCCATCTATCCCATCACGCCGTCCTCGCCGATGGGCGAGCTGGCCGACCAATGGGCGTCCGAAGGACGACCAAACCTTTGGGGCACGGTGCCCACTGTCATCGAGATGCAGAGCGAAGGAGGAGCGGCCGGCACCGTGCACGGCGCCTTGCAAGCAGGCGCTTTGACGACGACCTTCACCTCGGCGCAAGGCCTGCTTCTGATGATCCCCAACATGTACAAGATCGCTGGGGAACTGACGGCGACGGTCTTCCACGTGGCGGCGCGTTCGCTAGCTACACACGCTCTCTCGATCTTCGGCGATCACAGTGATGTTATGGCCGCGCGCGCGACCGGATTCGCGCTCTTGGCCTCCGGCTCCGTGCAAGAGGCCATGGACATGACGCTCATCGCGCAGGCGGCGACGTTGGAGGCGCGCATTCCTTTCCTTCATTTCTTCGATGGCTTTCGCACCTCTCACGAAGTGATGAAGGTGGAGATGCTCACGCCCGATGATCTTCGGGCGATGATTGACGACGAGCTGGTGCGCGCGCACCGCGAGCGCGCCCTCTCGCCGGATCGTCCCTGTATTCGCGGGACGGCGCAGAATCCGGACGTATATTTTCAGAGCCGCGAGGCTGTGAACCCCTTCTACCGCGCCTGTCCGACGATCGTCCAGAACGTGATGGAGAAGTTCGCTCGTGTGGTCGGACGGCACTATCACCTCTTCGACTACGTCGGTGCTCCTGACGCTGATCGAGTGCTCGTGCTGATGGGTTCGGGCGCGGAGGCCGCACACGAGACGGTCGAACACTTGCTCGCGCGTGGCGAAGCCGTGGGCCTCGTAAAGGTCCGCTTGTATCGTCCTTTCTCCGTCGCGCACTTCATTGCCGCTTTGCCTTCGACGGTGCGCGTTCTGGCTGTTTTAGATCGCACGAAGGAGCCAGGCAGCATCGGCGAGCCGCTCTACTTGGACGTCGTCACGGCCGTGCACGAAGCAATGGCCGAGGGACAAGCTCCCTTCGCCGCGCTTCCGCGCATCCTCGGCGGCCGCTACGGCCTCGCCTCGAAGGAGTTCACTCCAGCCATGATCAAGGGCATCTTCGACGAGATGAAGAAGGCCCATCCGAAGAATCACTTCACCATCGGGATCCACGACGATGTCACGCACACGAGCCTCGAATATGATCCGACCTTCTCCACCGAGGATCCGCAAACCGTGCGCGCCGTCTTCTACGGCCTGGGGGCTGATGGGACGGTGAGCGCCAACCGGAATTCGATCAAGATCATCGGGGAGCACACGGACTACTACGCGCAAGGCTACTTCGTCTACGACTCGAAGAAGGCGGGCTCGATGACCATTTCTCACTTGCGCTTCGGTCCACGGCCGATTCGCTCGACATATCTCATCACGCGGGCCAACTTCGTCGCCTGTCATCAATTTCCGTTCTTGGAGCGGATCAACGTCCTGAAGGTCGCCGAGCCGGGGGCGACATTCCTGCTCAACAGCCCGTATGGGCCGGAGGAAGTCTGGGATCATCTCCCCCGCACGATCCAACGCGAGATCATCGAGAAGGGACTTCGCTTCTTTGTCATTGATGCTTATCGGGTTGCTCGCGAAGCGGGCTTAGGCGGACGCATCAATACGATCATGCAGGCATGCTTCTTCGCGCTCACGACCGGTGAATACCCGAACTCTGCCGCGCGTTCAGACGATCGCGGGGGATACCTGAAAGGCGCCCTCTCGCTCGACCAAGCGCTCGCGTCCATGCGTGAAGCGATCGTGCAAACCTATGGCAAGCGTGGCCCGGCGATTGTGGAAAAGAACCTCGCGGCCGTTGATCGTGCCTTGGAGAATCTCCACGAGGTTCGCGTCCCCGGGCGCGTGACGAGTGCTTTCGACCTTCGTCCGCCGGTGCCTCCGGAGGCGCCAGAATTCGTCCGTCGCGTGACGGCGCGAATGATCGCTGGTGAGGGCGACGAATTGCCCGTGAGCGCCTTTCCACCGGACGGCACATATCCGAGCGGCACAACGCGGTGGGAGAAGCGAAACATCGCCACGGAGGTCCCCGTGTGGGATGAAGACCTCTGCATCCAGTGCGGCAAGTGCGTGCTCGTCTGCCCACATTCGGTCATCCGGGCGAAGGTGTATGATCCGGCGCTCTTGGCCGAAGCTCCGCCCACCTTCAAATCGGCACCGGCACGATGGATCGAATTCAAGGGCTGGCGCTACACGCTGCAGGTCGCTCCGGAGGATTGCACCGGATGCGCCCTCTGCGTCGAAGTCTGCCCGGCCAAGAGCAAGAGCGAGCCTCGCCATAAAGCGATCAACATGCAGCCGCAGGCCCCGCTTCGCGAGACGGAGCGCGCGAATTGGGAATTCTTCCTCCGCTTGCCAGAGGTGGACCGACAGAAGCTCCATTTCGGTCAAGTGAAAGACATCCAGCTTCTAGAGCCGCTCTTTGAGTTCTCCGGGGCCTGCGCCGGATGCGGCGAGACGCCCTACATCAAATTGCTCACACAGCTTTTCGGCGATCGCCTGCTGATCGCGAATGCGACGGGTTGTTCTTCGATCTACGGCGGGAACCTCCCCACGACGCCCTACACGTTCAATCGCGAGGGGCGCGGACCGACCTGGTCGAATTCGCTCTTCGAAGATAATGCGGAATTCGGTCTTGGGATGCGCTTGGCCTTGGACCAACAGGCAGCATATGCGCGTCTTCTCCTGCGTCGCCTGGCCTCGGAGATCGGCGAAGCCTTGGTCGAAGCATTGTTGGAAGCTGATCAATCCACCGAGGAAGGGATTGCGCGCCAGCGCGAGCGGGTTCGCCTGTTGAAGGAGCACTTGGTCACGCTCCCCCATCCGGAGGCCCGTCAACTGCTGAGCGTCGCCGATGCCCTCGTGCGCAAGAGTGTGTGGATCATCGGCGGTGATGGATGGGCCTACGACATCGGATATGGCGGATTGGATCATGTCTTGGCCTCTGGGCACAACGTCAATATCCTCGTGCTCGATACGGAAGTCTATTCGAACACCGGCGGACAGATGTCCAAAGCCACGCCTCGAGGCGCTGTAACGAAATTCGCCGCCGGCGGGAAGCCAACGCCGAAGAAGGACCTCGCGCTCATGGCCATGACCTATGGCACGGTCTACGTCGCCCGCGTCGCCATGGGCGCCAACGACACGCATACGGTGAAAGCGTTTCTGGAGGCCGAAGCGTACGAAGGGCCCTCGCTCATCATCGCCTACAGCCACTGCATCGCTCATGGGTACGATCTGCGCTTCGGCATGGAGCAACAGAAGGCCGCTGTCCTCTCCGGCTATTGGCCCCTGATGCGCTATCATCCCGATCGGCTCAAGGAGGGGAAAAATCCCCTCGTCCTCGATTCTAAGGCGCCCAGCCTCCCCTTACGCCAATATGTCTACAATGAGACGCGCTATACGATGCTCGTCCACAGCCGACCAGAAGCTGCTCGAACCTTGCTCGAATTAGCTGAGAAGGACGTGCGCGCGCGCTGGCGACTCTACGAACACCTGGCGAACCTCCCCGTCGAGGAGTGGATGAAGGAGGTGCGCTATGCCTGA
- a CDS encoding dihydroorotate dehydrogenase-like protein codes for MPDLTTTYLGLTLRNPLVVSSSPLCESVDNIRRMEEAGAAAVVLHSLFEEQINIESELLDRYLSHGAECYAEALSYFPDMASYRLGPEEYLEHIRRAKAAVSIPIIGSLNGVTPSGWIRYAKAIEEAGADALELNIYYIPTNPNLTSAEVERRYIELVRAVKASVTIPVAVKLGHFFTAFANVAQQLDEAGANALVLFNRFYQPDFDVERLEVVPTLTLSRSYELLLRLHWVAILYGRIRADLAVTGGVHTVYDVLKAIMAGANVAMMTSALLKYGIGYLRTVLADLRQWMEEHEYGSLHQMRGSLSQQRVAEPAAFERANYLRVLSSYAWRLPE; via the coding sequence ATGCCTGATCTCACGACGACCTATCTCGGCCTGACGCTTCGGAACCCGCTCGTCGTCTCCTCCTCCCCGTTGTGCGAGAGCGTGGATAACATCCGCCGCATGGAGGAAGCGGGGGCGGCCGCCGTCGTGCTTCACTCTCTTTTTGAGGAGCAGATCAATATCGAGAGCGAACTCCTGGACCGGTATCTCTCGCACGGTGCGGAGTGCTATGCAGAAGCCCTCAGCTACTTCCCCGATATGGCGTCCTACAGGCTCGGGCCGGAAGAATATCTCGAACATATCCGCCGCGCAAAAGCGGCCGTGAGCATCCCGATCATCGGAAGCCTCAATGGAGTAACCCCGAGCGGATGGATCCGCTACGCGAAAGCGATCGAGGAGGCTGGGGCGGACGCTCTGGAGCTGAACATCTACTACATCCCGACCAACCCGAATCTCACGAGCGCCGAAGTCGAGCGCCGATACATCGAGTTGGTGCGCGCGGTGAAAGCGAGCGTCACTATCCCCGTCGCCGTCAAGCTCGGCCACTTTTTCACCGCTTTCGCGAACGTAGCGCAACAGTTGGATGAAGCGGGAGCGAACGCGCTCGTCCTCTTCAATCGCTTCTACCAGCCCGATTTCGACGTGGAGCGGCTGGAGGTCGTTCCGACACTGACCCTTAGTCGTTCGTACGAACTGCTTTTGCGTCTCCACTGGGTCGCCATCCTCTACGGGCGCATCCGCGCGGATCTGGCCGTCACTGGAGGCGTCCACACCGTCTACGACGTCCTGAAGGCCATCATGGCGGGGGCCAATGTCGCGATGATGACATCGGCGCTCTTGAAGTACGGCATCGGATATTTACGAACGGTTTTGGCCGATCTTCGGCAGTGGATGGAGGAGCACGAATACGGGTCGCTCCACCAAATGCGGGGGAGCCTGAGCCAACAACGCGTGGCCGAACCCGCGGCCTTCGAGAGAGCGAATTATCTCCGCGTGCTCAGCTCCTACGCTTGGCGGTTGCCGGAATGA
- a CDS encoding cytochrome ubiquinol oxidase subunit I: MHYPWWYVPFLTAPMLIAIISVLHVLVAHYAVGGGLFLAVETQYAYRQNHREYLAYLKEHAWFFILITVVYGAITGVGIWWTIGVASPLATQTLIHIFVFGWAMEYVFFVLEIVSAFIFYYFWGRLDPKTHVRIGWIYAGSAWMSLVLITGITAFMLHSGRWPEERTFWTGFLNPQFIPQVLARTGGAFLLASLYVYLHAAFKVKDPALRDLIAARSTRPALLGSLLIILGGIGWYLTLPESAKAALAAASTLNILVVLIFAVTIAVFFMFYLGPYRNPGWLSPGFAILFFTFGLTAITTGEYIREAVRKPYIIYNVVLGNQIYAEKVPELRRTGYLEGGTWTKAWVRHHYPQVLNDERIDPKRLLTLPEEDQVKLGEVLFLYHCNDCHSGRRGFSAVGQLIRGWTPDMVRTVVKHPEKAHFFMPPWAGTSEEAELLTKYLIRIAQPRPAGMYFGEEK; encoded by the coding sequence ATGCATTACCCATGGTGGTATGTCCCTTTCCTCACCGCTCCCATGCTCATCGCCATCATCTCCGTCCTCCATGTCCTCGTCGCCCACTACGCCGTCGGCGGCGGACTCTTTCTCGCCGTTGAGACGCAGTACGCCTATCGGCAGAACCATCGCGAATATCTGGCGTACCTAAAGGAACACGCCTGGTTCTTCATCCTGATCACCGTCGTCTACGGCGCGATCACGGGCGTCGGCATTTGGTGGACGATTGGCGTCGCGTCACCCCTGGCGACGCAAACCCTCATCCACATCTTCGTCTTCGGATGGGCGATGGAGTACGTCTTCTTCGTCCTAGAGATCGTCTCGGCGTTCATTTTCTACTACTTCTGGGGACGGCTCGACCCGAAGACGCATGTGCGTATAGGATGGATCTACGCCGGATCGGCGTGGATGAGCCTTGTCTTGATCACCGGGATCACGGCCTTCATGTTACATTCGGGCCGATGGCCGGAGGAGCGCACGTTCTGGACGGGCTTCCTGAACCCACAGTTCATCCCGCAAGTCCTCGCGCGAACGGGTGGAGCATTCCTGCTCGCCTCGCTCTACGTCTATCTGCACGCCGCTTTCAAGGTGAAGGATCCCGCTCTGCGTGATCTGATCGCCGCGCGATCGACCCGACCGGCACTCCTTGGCTCTCTATTGATCATCCTGGGAGGGATCGGATGGTATCTCACCCTCCCGGAATCGGCGAAGGCCGCCCTCGCCGCCGCGAGTACGTTGAACATCCTCGTCGTGCTCATCTTCGCCGTTACGATCGCCGTGTTCTTTATGTTCTATCTCGGCCCCTATCGAAATCCGGGATGGCTCTCGCCTGGATTCGCCATCCTCTTTTTCACCTTCGGGCTCACGGCGATCACTACTGGCGAATACATCCGCGAGGCCGTGCGGAAGCCCTACATCATCTACAACGTCGTTCTGGGTAATCAGATTTACGCGGAGAAGGTGCCGGAGCTTCGCCGAACTGGTTATCTCGAAGGAGGAACTTGGACGAAGGCGTGGGTGAGACACCACTATCCTCAAGTCTTGAACGACGAGCGCATTGATCCTAAGCGATTGCTCACACTCCCAGAAGAGGATCAGGTGAAGCTTGGCGAAGTCCTCTTCCTCTACCACTGCAATGACTGTCACTCAGGACGACGTGGTTTCTCCGCTGTCGGGCAGTTGATCCGCGGTTGGACGCCGGACATGGTACGCACAGTCGTCAAGCATCCGGAGAAGGCCCATTTCTTCATGCCCCCTTGGGCTGGCACATCCGAAGAAGCGGAGCTGCTCACGAAATATCTCATTCGGATCGCCCAGCCGCGCCCGGCTGGGATGTACTTCGGAGAGGAGAAATAG